In bacterium, the genomic window AGACGCTCGAAACCGCCTCCACCTACGCGGTCCACGTCGGCGGCGCGGAGGCCAACGTCTGCGCCGGACTGGCGCGCCTCGACGTGAGGACGGCGTGGATCTCGCGCCTGCCGGCGAACCCGCTGGGGCGGCGCGTGGCCAGGACGATCCGCGGCTTCGGCGTCGAGGTCGACGGCGTCCTCTGGGCGCCGGAGGGATCGGTCGGCCTCAATTTCTTCCAACCCGAAGCACCGCCGCGGGCGGGGGAGGTTTTCTATTACCGCTCCGGCTCGGCGTTTACCGAGATCGATCCCGACGCCGTGGGATGGGGCGTCCTGGACGGTGCCGGCCTGGTGCATCTCACCGGCATCACGCCGGCCCTCGGCGGCCGCCCCCGGGCCCTCGTCGAGCGCGCCATCGCAGAGGCGCGCCGGCGGGAGGTCCGGATCTCCTTCGACGTCAACTATCGGGCCGCGCTCTGGACCCGCGCGGCCGCGCGCACGGTCATCGAGCCGCTGCTCCGGGGCGTGGACACCGTGTTCCTCAACGAGCGCGACGCGCGCGGCGTGTTCGACGCGGAGGGCGATCCGGAGGTCATTGCCGCGGACCTGCGGGAGCGGTTTCGTTGCACGACGCTGGTCCTGACCCTGGGCGCGGCCGGCGCGCTCGCGCACGACGGAAGCGGCGTCTACCGCCATCCGGCGTTTCCCACCACGATCGTGGACCGGATCGGGCGCGGTGACGCCTTTGCCGCGGGGTTCCTGTACGGGCATCGCCGTGGAGACGTCCGCGACGGGCTGCGCTACGGCGCCGCGTTGGCGGCGCTCAAGCAGACGTATCCCGGCGACATCAGCCACGCGACCCTCGCCGACGTCGGGCCGGTCGTCGGCGGGCAGACCGAGACATTCCACCGGTAGACGGCCTATCGGGTCCCGCACCGATCCCGTTCCGGTTCCGCATCCGATGTACGCCCTAGGATCGCCGCTCTACGGTAAAGATGGCGATGGGGCGCGCATCGTCAAACGACAGGGCAATGGGTGCAGGGGAGGGACAGAAGATGAGCATCATTCGCTGGGAGCCATTCCGGTGGGATCCGTTTGAGGACCTGGGCCTTCGCCGGTCGATGGACCGGGTGTTCGATGAGCTGTTGATGCGCACCCCGCGGCGGACTCTCGCTCCCAAAGAGTGGGAGCCGCCGGTCGAGATGTTTGAAACCAACAACGAGGTGATCGTGCGGATCGAACTGCCGAACATCGATCCGAAGCAGGTGGAGATTACGGTCAGCGAGGACACCGTCACCCTGCGTGGCGAGACGAAGCACGAGGAGGAGCAAAAGGAACGGAACTACTACTATCGTGAGCTGTTGTACGGGGCCTACAGCCGCACCCTCAGGCTCCCCACGACGGTGAAGGGCGTGGAGGCCAAGGCAGTCTACAAGGACGGCGTGCTGGAAGTGAAGATCCCGAAGGCCGTGCACGTGAAGCCTGTTCCGGTGAAGGTGCAGGCCGCGGCCTGAGGAACCGCGGTCTCAGGACACACAGGGACGGCGCCCGAGCAGGGCGCCGTCCCTGCGCATTCGCTCTCGGCGCCCGGCGGGTGATCCGGCACGCCTGCCGTACACTATCACCATGAGGATCTCATTCCACGGCGCGGACCGCAGCGTCACGGGCTCCTGCCACCTCGTGGAGTGCGCGGGCCGGCGCGTGTTGGTCGACTGCGGGCTGCACCAGGGCGGCCGCGATCTCGACGAGGAGAACGCCCGGCCGTTTGGCTTCGAGCCGGCCGAGATCGACTGCGTGCTCCTGACCCACGCGCACCTGGACCACTGCGGCCGGCTGCCGCTCCTGGTGGACCGCGGATACCGGGGCGACGTGATCGCGACCGCGGCGACGCGGGAGCTGGCCCACGTCGTGATGCAAGACGCGGCCCACGTGCAGGAGGAGGAGGCGCGGTCCCGCGCCCGCCGGCAGCGGCGCCGCGGCGGGAAGGTGGAGGCGCGGCCCCTGTACACTCCGCGCGACGCGCTCGACACCCTGCAGCACTTCGGGCGCCGGGCGCAGTACGGCGAGGCCCTGGAGGTGACCGCCGGCATCCACGCCACCTTTCTCGACGCCGGCCACATTCTCGGCTCGGCCAGCATCCGCCTGGACCTGGAGGAAGGAGGGCGCCGCACCACGGTGCTGTTCTCGGGGGACCTGGGCGGCCCCGGGCGGCCGCTCCTCCGCGGGCCGGTCGCGCCGCCGCAGGCCGACGCGGCGGTGATGGAAACGACCTACGGCGATCGCCTGCACAAGCCGCTGGACGCGTCCGTCGCGGAGCTCTACGCCGCGGTCGCCGACGCGTTCCGCCGCGGCGGGAACGTCATCATCCCCACGTTTGCCCTGGAACGTGCCCAGGAGCTGCTGTTCTTCCTGCGCGACGGCGTGGACCGCGGGCAGCTGCCCCGGTCAATGCCGGTCTACCTAGACTCGCCGATGGCGATCTCGGCGACGACCATCTTTGAACATCACCCGGAGTGCTACACGGCGCCCGTCGGCGCGCTCCTCCGTGCCGGCCGCGATCCTTTTCATCTCCCCGGGCTGCACTTCACCCGCGACCAGGCGGACTCCGTGGCGCTGAACGCCATTCGAGGCGGCGCGGTGATCATGGCCGGCTCCGGCATGGCCACCGCCGGACGGGTGCGCCACCACCTCCGGCACAATCTCGCGCGCGAGGACTCCAGCGTCATCTTCGTCGGGTACGCGGCCCGGGGCACGCTCGCCCGGCAGATCATCGACGGCGCGCAACAGGTGCACCTCTTCGGCGAGGAGATCCCGGTGCGGGCGCGCATCTACACGATCAACGGGTTCTCCGGTCACGCCGACCGCGACGAACTCCTGGCCTGGCACCGCCGCGTGGCGCCGGAGCGCACGTTCCTCGTGCACGGCGAGGAAGAGGTCATGCGCGCCTTCGCGGAGCGGCTCGCGGCGGACGGCCGGGTAGAGATGCCGTCCGAAGGGCAGAGTGTCGAGCTGTAGCGGCGACGTGCGCCGGCCGGTGAGGTGGCGGAAGCCGGCGAGAATCGCGCTCGCCCTGCTCCTCGGCGTCGCGGTGGCGGCAACCGTGCGCGGCACGGCGGGACAGGCGCAACCGCCGCTCGGTCTACGCATTTCCCCGGCACGGATGGGCGCGCCGGGCCGGGTGGAGGCCGAACTCACGATCACGGGCCTGCAACCGGAACCGCCGCCCACCA contains:
- a CDS encoding sugar kinase, with amino-acid sequence MRAAEVVGIGEALIRLSPAGAETLETASTYAVHVGGAEANVCAGLARLDVRTAWISRLPANPLGRRVARTIRGFGVEVDGVLWAPEGSVGLNFFQPEAPPRAGEVFYYRSGSAFTEIDPDAVGWGVLDGAGLVHLTGITPALGGRPRALVERAIAEARRREVRISFDVNYRAALWTRAAARTVIEPLLRGVDTVFLNERDARGVFDAEGDPEVIAADLRERFRCTTLVLTLGAAGALAHDGSGVYRHPAFPTTIVDRIGRGDAFAAGFLYGHRRGDVRDGLRYGAALAALKQTYPGDISHATLADVGPVVGGQTETFHR
- a CDS encoding Hsp20/alpha crystallin family protein; protein product: MSIIRWEPFRWDPFEDLGLRRSMDRVFDELLMRTPRRTLAPKEWEPPVEMFETNNEVIVRIELPNIDPKQVEITVSEDTVTLRGETKHEEEQKERNYYYRELLYGAYSRTLRLPTTVKGVEAKAVYKDGVLEVKIPKAVHVKPVPVKVQAAA
- a CDS encoding MBL fold metallo-hydrolase, with the translated sequence MRISFHGADRSVTGSCHLVECAGRRVLVDCGLHQGGRDLDEENARPFGFEPAEIDCVLLTHAHLDHCGRLPLLVDRGYRGDVIATAATRELAHVVMQDAAHVQEEEARSRARRQRRRGGKVEARPLYTPRDALDTLQHFGRRAQYGEALEVTAGIHATFLDAGHILGSASIRLDLEEGGRRTTVLFSGDLGGPGRPLLRGPVAPPQADAAVMETTYGDRLHKPLDASVAELYAAVADAFRRGGNVIIPTFALERAQELLFFLRDGVDRGQLPRSMPVYLDSPMAISATTIFEHHPECYTAPVGALLRAGRDPFHLPGLHFTRDQADSVALNAIRGGAVIMAGSGMATAGRVRHHLRHNLAREDSSVIFVGYAARGTLARQIIDGAQQVHLFGEEIPVRARIYTINGFSGHADRDELLAWHRRVAPERTFLVHGEEEVMRAFAERLAADGRVEMPSEGQSVEL